In Thauera sedimentorum, a single genomic region encodes these proteins:
- a CDS encoding 2-hydroxychromene-2-carboxylate isomerase — translation MAEPIDFYFDFSSPYGYFMAEKIDALAAAHGRSVRWRPFLLGAVYKHTGSRLMLDAPLKGPYVFRDFERTAAFYGLPWVVPQPFPVGTQVAARAFYWLLDQDEAMARRFALDIYRAYFAQGRDISQEAVVADVAAAVGADRAALVEALAGEAIRNRLKDECARAIDKGVFGSPYVIVDGEAFWGVDRIPQIERWLETGRF, via the coding sequence ATGGCCGAACCGATCGACTTCTACTTCGACTTCTCCTCGCCCTACGGCTACTTCATGGCCGAAAAGATCGACGCGCTGGCCGCGGCCCACGGGCGCAGCGTGCGCTGGCGGCCCTTCCTGCTGGGGGCGGTGTACAAGCACACCGGCTCCAGGCTCATGCTCGATGCGCCGCTCAAGGGGCCGTACGTGTTCCGCGACTTCGAGCGCACCGCCGCGTTCTACGGCCTGCCCTGGGTGGTGCCGCAGCCCTTCCCGGTGGGCACCCAGGTTGCTGCGCGCGCCTTCTACTGGCTGCTCGACCAGGACGAAGCCATGGCCCGCCGCTTCGCGCTGGACATCTATCGCGCCTACTTCGCCCAGGGGCGCGACATCTCGCAGGAAGCCGTGGTGGCGGACGTGGCCGCGGCGGTCGGCGCCGACCGTGCCGCTCTGGTCGAGGCGCTCGCCGGTGAGGCCATCCGCAACCGCCTCAAGGACGAATGCGCGCGCGCCATCGACAAGGGCGTGTTCGGCTCGCCCTACGTCATCGTCGATGGCGAAGCCTTCTGGGGCGTGGACCGCATCCCGCAGATCGAGCGCTGGCTGGAAACCGGCCGCTTCTGA
- a CDS encoding acyl-CoA dehydrogenase, translating into MILTQEQEMIRDSLRAFAQERLAPFAADWDRNHTFPREALQELAELGALGMVVPEEWGGAGMDYMSLVLALEEIAAGDGATSTIVSVQNSLPCGILNRFGSDAQKEAWLKPLARGEKLGCFCLTEPHVGSDASAIRTTAVREGDEWVLNGVKQFITTGKHADMAIVFAVTDKAAGKKGITCFLVPANAPGYQVGRIEEKMGQKASDTTQILFEDCRIPADSVIGKEGEGYKIALSNLEAGRIGIAAQCLGMARAALEAAVKYAQEREAFGKPIFEHQAVNFRLADMATRLEAARQLVWHAASLKDAGRPCLKEASMAKLFASEMAESVCSDAIQVHGGYGYVSDFPVERIYRDVRVCQIYEGASDIQRLVIGRALAD; encoded by the coding sequence ATGATCCTCACCCAAGAACAGGAAATGATCCGCGACTCGCTGCGCGCCTTTGCGCAGGAGCGCCTCGCCCCCTTCGCCGCCGACTGGGACCGCAACCACACCTTCCCGCGCGAAGCCCTGCAGGAGCTGGCCGAGCTCGGCGCGCTCGGCATGGTGGTGCCGGAAGAGTGGGGCGGCGCGGGCATGGATTACATGAGCCTGGTGCTGGCGCTGGAAGAGATCGCCGCCGGTGACGGGGCCACGTCCACCATCGTCAGCGTGCAGAACTCGCTGCCCTGCGGCATCCTCAACCGCTTCGGCTCCGACGCGCAGAAGGAGGCCTGGCTCAAGCCCCTGGCCCGCGGCGAGAAGCTCGGCTGCTTCTGCCTGACCGAGCCGCACGTCGGCTCGGACGCTTCGGCCATCCGCACTACCGCGGTTCGCGAGGGCGACGAGTGGGTGCTCAACGGCGTCAAGCAGTTCATCACCACCGGCAAGCATGCCGACATGGCGATCGTCTTCGCGGTGACCGACAAGGCTGCCGGCAAGAAGGGCATCACCTGCTTCCTTGTGCCGGCCAACGCGCCCGGCTACCAGGTCGGCCGCATCGAGGAAAAGATGGGCCAGAAGGCCTCGGACACCACCCAGATCCTGTTCGAGGACTGCCGCATTCCGGCCGATTCCGTGATCGGTAAGGAAGGCGAAGGCTACAAGATCGCGCTCTCCAACCTGGAAGCGGGCCGCATCGGCATCGCCGCGCAGTGCCTGGGCATGGCGCGCGCCGCGCTGGAAGCGGCGGTCAAGTACGCGCAGGAGCGCGAAGCCTTCGGCAAGCCGATCTTCGAGCACCAGGCGGTGAACTTCCGCCTGGCCGACATGGCCACCCGCCTGGAAGCCGCGCGCCAGCTGGTCTGGCACGCCGCCAGCCTCAAGGACGCCGGCCGCCCCTGCCTCAAGGAGGCCTCGATGGCCAAGCTGTTCGCCTCCGAGATGGCCGAATCCGTATGTTCGGACGCCATCCAGGTGCACGGTGGCTACGGCTACGTGAGCGACTTCCCGGTCGAGCGCATCTACCGCGACGTGCGGGTGTGCCAGATCTACGAAGGCGCCTCCGACATCCAGCGCCTGGTCATCGGCCGCGCGCTGGCGGACTGA